One genomic window of Cryptococcus neoformans var. neoformans JEC21 chromosome 13 sequence includes the following:
- a CDS encoding chromatin remodeling-related protein, putative: MPPRKTTRSQKLQIPVPVYFPGNAEGRGFNEKQWEACRDILSRVYGAKAGSRRLSDIFQELPDREEFADYYNAIPEPECLDHIAAQLASQAYPNPETFFKQLHLVFLNAKHYNEENSTVYIDAIKLEQQIFRDWSAKVEAQVFFHNNPYHNNPVKPGRKSIRGFSALPTKSTRPGPLTEVPRLNSIAQPSPIPTFAKPPSGPSTPSSVPASTSASLNRPARSNPSPQSRPISSSNITLTLSHDYSTAQSNSPSDQTRMAPRDADQAIIAARDATLPKWEGPKEVLPGNPAPGGIPGSGWFGEGTADYERNIGGPEQWPHKIREVLRAVEGYRDHSGQRLAEVLDILPEVVDIPFLSFNHPLSFARINAIADASRYLSLRDFDMDMARLFEKARRWFHDGSEEYGRVLVLQRLYNALTSIYPLQLPPSGIPEPSSIAFASIPAGPGNARSMHEATQELRAGAAEEQVGYGITTFRVGTKDRVFTEEARHKGVAYRLGDYVHVMNPDDPTRPIIGQIFKTFVPTKGKQTHHASICWYYRPEQTVHTPDQMFYEHEVFKTGQFCDHPVEDIMERISVQFYVKYIRGRPREGEFYPGWPVYVCNSRFNHRDYNIVRIKNWNSCIPEELRQTDFMSIIPFERVIEARMVPSPLSQGVQGPGFFGEPKKVLGGSAAQDDDDDDDEDKGRRRGRPSVHSAAHTPAPQTQPRAQPAAAVYRASPAVVPPPQPQAAPGVVPAPQIPVTQPVVAQQPIRTFAALMGGQQALDQVAHRETLPAETARLFPTDARGQVLWFSGPPLAPGAIHIPQQPVHSVEYLQYLTKRKRGEKWTPRKTNRRSVVGLSGTQNVEKPDEDLSNLWWAEGKSSEEVFDSLRELVEDKS; this comes from the exons aTGCCTCCTAGAAAGACTACGCGCAGCCAGAAGCTACAGATCCCAGTACCGGTATATTTTCCGGGCAATGCGGAAGGAAGGGGTTTCAACGAGAAGCAATGGGAAGCCTGCAGAGATATTTTGAGTAGAGTATATGGAGCTAAAGCGGGAAG TCGTAGGCTTTCCGATATATTCCAAGAGCTTCCAGACAGGGAAGAATTTGCAGATTACTATAACGCTATACCAGAGCCTGAGTGTTTAGACCATATTGCT GCTCAACTCGCGTCTCAAGCGTATCCAAATCCCGAAACATTCTTCAAGCAACTCCATCTTGTCTTTCTTAACGCAAAACATT ATAACGAGGAAAACTCCACCGTCTACATTGACGCCATCAAACTCGAACAGCAGATCTTCCGGGACTGGTCAGCAAAGGTAGAAGCTCAGGTGTTTTTCCACAACAACCCGTATCACAACAATCCAGTCAAgccaggaaggaagagtatCCGAGGCTTTTCAGCGCTCCCGACAAAGTCAACGAGGCCAGGCCCATTAACGGAAGTGCCACGTCTCAACTCTATCGCACAGCCTAGTCCTATCCCAACCTTTGCAAAACCCCCTTCCGGTCCTTCTACCCCATCGTCCGTGCCGGCCTCTACATCTGCATCCCTCAACAGACCCGCACGTTCcaatccatctcctcaaagcCGCCCAATATCATCTTCTAATATTACTCTAACTCTCAGTCACGATTACTCGACTGCCCAATCAAATTCCCCGTCAGATCAAACGAGGATGGCACCGCGCGATGCTGACCAGGCTATCATCGCAGCTAGAGACGCGACATTGCCAAAATGGGAGGGACCTAAAGAGGTATTACCTGGAAATCCCGCACCAGGCGGCATCCCAGGGAGCGGATGGTTTGGTGAAGGCACGGCCGATTATGAAAGAAACATTGGCGGGCCTGAGCAATGGCCGCACAAGATAAGAGAAGTGTTGAGAGCCGTAGAAGGTTATAGAGATCATAG TGGCCAAAGGCTTGCTGAGGTCCTTGACATCTTGCCCGAGGTGGTAGATATCCCGTTCCTGTCATTTAAT CATCCCCTTTCCTTTGCCCGAATCAATGCCATCGCGGACGCGTCACGATATCTGAGCTTACGAGATTTTGACATGGACATGGCGCGACTGTTCGAAAAAGCCAGACGATGGTTCCATGACGGATCAGAAGAGTACGGCCGAGTGCTCGTGCTGCAAAGACTTTACAATGCCCTAACTTCCAtctatcctcttcaactccCCCCTTCTGGCATCCCAGAGCCTTCATCAATAGCGTTTGCTTCGATTCCTGCTGGCCCAGGGAACGCTCGTTCAATGCACGAGGCGACACAAGAACTCAGGGCCGGGGCAGCAGAGGAGCAAGTCGGATACGGCATTACCACTTTCAGGGTTGGCACTAAAGATAGAGTGTTCACAGAGGAAGCTAGACATAAAGGGGTAGCGTACAGACTCG GTGACTACGTTCATGTAATGAATCCAGATGACCCTACAAGACCGATCATCGGCCAAATTTTCAAGACCTTCGTTCCTACAAAGGGGAAGCAAACACATCATGCTTCAATTTGTTGGTATTATCGACCTGAACAA ACTGTTCACACCCCCGACCAAATGTTCTATGAGCATGAGGTGTTCAAGACTGGACAATTTTGTGACCACCCTGTTGAGGACATTATGGAAAGAATTTCAGTTCAATTCTACGTCAAGTATATCCGTGGGCGGCCTAGAGAGGGGGAATTCTATCCGGGATGGCCTGTTT ATGTTTGTAATTCACGTTTCAACCACCGTGATTATAACATTGTCAGAATTAAAAATTGGAATAGTTGTATTCCCGAA GAACTCCGACAAACTGACTTCATGTCAATCATCCCATTTGAACGTGTCATAGAAGCTCGCATGGTGCCGTCACCATTATCGCAAGGAGTTCAAGGCCCAGGGTTCTTCGGCGAACCAAAGAAGGTCCTTGGCGGTAGTGCCGCgcaggatgatgacgatgatgacgatgaagacaaggggaggagaagggggagacCCTCTGTACATTCTGCCGCTCATACACCTGCGCCTCAAACCCAGCCACGGGCGCAGCCCGCTGCCGCAGTGTATCGTGCCTCACCAGCTGTGGTACCgcctcctcaacctcagGCAGCTCCAGGAGTCGTGCCGGCGCCGCAGATCCCTGTAACACAACCTGTTGTGGCGCAACAACCCATCAGGACATTTGCAGCTCTCATGGGGGGGCAGCAAGCTCTGGACCAAGTGGCTCATCGAGAGACGCTTCCAGCGGAAACAG ctcgcctcttccccaCTGATGCCCGAGGGCAAGTACTATGGTTCTCTGGGCCACCGTTGGCTCCTGGCGCTATCCATATCCCTCAACAGCCTGTCCATTCCGTCGAGTACCTTCAATATCTGACCAAGCGAAAGAGAGGCGAAAAGTGGACTCCAAGAAAAACGAACCGAAGGTCAGTCGTGGGATTATCTGGTACTCAAAATGTGGAAAAACCAGATGAGGACCTCAGCAACCTTTGGTGGGCGGAAGGAAAGTCGAGTGAAGAGGTGTTTGATAGTCTCCGAGAGCTCGTTGAGGACAAGTCATAG
- a CDS encoding expressed protein: MSFNSKNAAGPSRPQKLPRKVNRSQPQLKRNAACLPCRRRRIKCDATRPHCSSCVRSYHFLARTYPDTGRDARGVQCTYAEDAPDVGHNEQQSHGLRSQPAQPTKRKLSEEDGEDGDPKGMIKRLEGKVAELQKALEKSHCTTPSITDPGLQIPSSNVSDGEARGQPAQFENSFYLWTGTSQAAVVDTFPPQNPHKNKHSDPMNGFPSALENFVPHHSAEMYNMGDAGFPPLQQSSMQLKYNAKKCDSHLDNFRTSVEVPPIDAEAGKMGNDILDILWPGWPPTLPSPSMLEHLVETFFTMTPSVPRVLHRQSFLARLALPPSHPEFPQRALLHAICAAASRYSAAVSVRSVADGMIKVNDDARQARGKGLDQDVASETCFSERNAMYAIEFMKYNHINARGLFDILQATIILGHWCQANSRWMEGWVMIGAETRLAICLGLLQNQSQHDRGIPSIKQSVLDRPKDDADREERRATMYYALCYDVTSSASSGWVGTMPTEELTANLPAARVDFDKGGKIPENPQNFHSPDIFYNHPVADSFVMMIKGKILLGRACRFVRKCKAMEPEDRLLAKDTPEFRQIDGDIAMFSMSFPKSLRDPVQYMSGHAKGIDADLVSAHLVPHVVAIQLHEPFADLNDPSCSSAIRLLTEARACLNIVYLLIGSSADISYVVAPITSLYVLTI; this comes from the exons ATGTCCTTCAACTCCAAAAACGCTGCCGGTCCATCACGACCTCAAAAGCTGCCCCGTAAGGTCAACCGGTCACAACCTCAACTCAAACGCAATGCTGCCTGCCTCCCATGTCGCAGACGACGTATCAAGTGTGACGCTACAAGACCTCATTGCTCATCCTGTGTACGAAGCTACCATTTTCTGGCCCGTACTTATCCTGATACTGGAAGGGACGCTCGCGGAGTGCAATGTACCTATGCTGAAGATGCCCCGGATGTCGGCCATAACGAGCAACAATCCCATGGTTTGCGATCTCAACCTGCACAGCCGACAAAAAGGAAGCTcagcgaagaagatggagaagatggggatCCAAAAGGGATGATTAAAAGGCTTGAAGGTAAAGTCG CCGAGCTCCAAAAAGCTCTGGAAAAGTCTCATTGTACAACGCCTTCGATTACAGATCCTGGGCTGCAAATACCATCAAGCAATGTCTCGGATGGCGAAGCTCGTGGTCAACCCGCTCAATTTGAAAACAGTTTTTATTTATGGACGGGAACCTCTCAAGCCGCAGTTGTGGATACTTTCCCACCGCAAAATCCTCATAAGAACAAGCATTCCGACCCCATGAATGGTTTCCCTTCCGCCTTGGAAAATTTTGTACCTCATCATTCTGCCGAAATGTACAACATGGGCGATGCTGGCTTTCCccctcttcaacaatcTTCAATGCAGCTGAAATATAATGCTAAAAAATGTGACAGTCATTTGGACAATTTTCGAACGTCTGTAGAAGTTCCGCCCATTGACGCAGAAGCTGGTAAGATGGGTAACGATATTTTGGATATATTGTGGCCGGGATGGCCGCCGACTCTCCCTTCGCCAT CAATGCTCGAGCATCTGGTCGAAACCTTTTTCACCATGACCCCATCTGTACCTCGTGTTCTCCATCGCCAATCTTTCCTTGCCCGACTTGCGCTGCCGCCATCGCACCCTGAATTTCCCCAACGAGCTCTCCTACATGCCATTTGCGCTGCTGCTTCTCGATATTCCGCGGCGGTCTCTGTTCGATCTGTCGCAGATGGAATGATCAAAGTCAACGATGATGCTAGACAAGCACGGGGCAAGGGATTAGACCAGGACGTTGCGAGCGAGACTTGCTTCTCAGAGCGAAATGCAATGTATGCAATAGAATTCATGAAGTATAACCATATAAACGCCAGAGGGCTATTTGATATTTTGCAGGCAACG ATCATCCTAGGTCATTGGTGTCAAGCCAATTCAAG ATGGATGGAGGGTTGGGTTATGATCGGTGCGGAAACGCGCCTTGCTATCTGTCTTGGCCTTCTACAAAACCAAAGTCAGCACGATCGCGGCATACCTTCTATCAAACAATCAGTCTTGGACCGCCCGAAAGATGATGCCGACAGAGAGGAACGTCGAGCTACGATGTATTATGCGCTGTGCTATGATGTGACCTCATCAGCTTCATCTGGCTGGGTTGGGACTATGCCTACGGAAGAGCTG ACTGCTAATTTACCTGCAGCGCGAGTAGATTTTGATAAAGGG GGCAAAATACCGGAGAATCCTCAAAATTTCCATTCCCCAGACATCTTTTACAA CCACCCTGTTGCCGACAGTTTTGTCATGATGATAAAAGGCAAAATCCTTCTAGGTCGGGCTTGTCGTTTTGTCCGTAAATGTAAGGCTATGGAGCCCGAAGACAGGCTTCTAGCGAAAGATACGCCCGAGTTCAGGCAAATCGACGGCGACATTGCCATGTTCAG TATGTCATTCCCAAAGTCCCTCCGAGATCCAGTTCAATATATGAGTGGGCATGCCAAAGGCATAGATGCCGACCTAGTC AGCGCCCATCTCGTTCCACACGTCGTCGCCATACAACTCCACGAACCATTTGCCGATCTAAACGACCCATCCTGCAGCTCGGCCATAAGATTACTGACCGAGGCTAGAGCTTGTTTGAATATTGTTTACCTGTTGATTGGCAGTAGTGCAGATATATCCTACGTTGTTGCTCCTATCACTTCTT TGTATGTCCTAACTATTTAA
- a CDS encoding amino acid transporter, putative codes for MSSAIEKEGSIRGRTSQEVVSAGYDPKKGGDGVDTVVTPAHAEKGSYEGEGIHVGEGTVHRQLKQRHMAMIALGGAIGTGLFVGSGSALASGGPVGVWLGYIFMASMVYAMMVALGEMAALYPVSGAFTHYASRFVDPSLGFALGFNYWYSYAITIPTEVVAASIVISYWDTTTNVAVYITVCLVLIWFINFWGARAYGEAEFWFSSIKVITIVGLIILGIVLMCGGGPNHDAIGFRYWRNPGPFAQITINNGDGVIPGRWGQFLAFWNVFVQAAFSFIGTEIIATTLGEAENPRKTVPRAIKRVFFRLLFFYVFGIFIISVLVPYTEPNLLNGTGTAAASPFVIAIENAGIKALPSIVNAVLLISAWSAGNSDLYASSRTLYALALERQMPRFFRRCTKRGLPIWCVVITGLFGFLSYMNTGGETAEKAFDWLYNLSAITGIITWWAILLSYLRFYYGLKKQGLSRDDFPYRAPFQPWLSWYGFIFFTLIILFNGFTVFLKGNWDASSFVAAYITLPIFAVCWIGWKLVKKTRVVPLAEIDFHSGRRELDELEALDAERFKAETKYQKIISILF; via the exons ATGTCAAGCGCaattgaaaaagaaggaagtaTTAGGGGGAGAACATCCCAAGAGGTCGTCAGCGCGGGATACGACCCAAAGAAAGGTGGCGATGGTGTAGACACAGTGGTCACCCCTGCACATGCGGAAAAAGGCAGTTATGAAGGCG AAGGCATCCATGTTGGCGAAGGAACTGTTCATCGTCAGTTGAAGCAGCGTCATATGGCCATGATCGCTCTTGGTGGAGCGATTGGTACTG GTCTCTTCGTTGGTTCTGGGTCTGCTTTGGCCAGCGGTGGTCCTGTGGGCGTGTGGCTTGGTTATATCTTCATGGCGTCTATGGT ATACGCGATGATGGTGGCGCTTGGAGAAATGGCAGCTTTATACCCGGTTTCTGGTGCCTTCACTCATTACGCGTCACGTTTCGTCGATCCTTCTCTTGGTTTCGCGCTTGGTTTCAACTACTGGTATTCTTACGCTATCACCATTCCGACtgaggttgttgctgcCAGTATTGTGATCTCATATTGGGATACAACAACGAATGTCGCCGTTTACATTACCGTATGCCTTGTGCTGATTTGGTTCATTAACTTCTGGGGA GCCAGAGCGTATGGTGAAGCAGAATTTTGgttctcttccatcaagGTTATCACCATCGTGGGCCTCATTATCTTAGGAATCGTTTTGATGTGTGGTGGCGGTCCC AACCATGACGCTATTGGTTTCCGATACTGGCGTAACCCAGGACCATTTGCGCAAATCACAATTAATAATGGTGACGGTGTTATCCCCGGACGATGGGGTCAGTTCCTCGCCTTCTGGAATGTCTTTGTACAGGctgctttctctttcatcgGTACTGAAATCATTGCTACCACTTTGGGTGAGGCCGAGAACCCCAGGAAGACGGTCCCTCGAGCGATCAAGCGTGTTTTCTTCCG tttgctcttcttctacgTCTTTGGCATTTTTATCATCTCGGTCCTTGTTCCGTACACCGAGcccaatctcctcaatGGAACTGGCACCGCTgccgcttctcctttcgTCATTGCTATTGAGAACGCGGGTATTAaagctcttccttccattgtCAACGCTGTGCTCCTTATTTCTGCTTGGTCGGCTGGTAACTCAGATCTCTatgcttcttctcgaacCCTATATGCTCTCGCGCTCGAGCGCCAGATGCCTCGTTTCTTTCGACGATGCACCAAAAGGGGTCTTCCCATCTGGTGTGTTGTAATCACAGGTCTTTTTGGTTTTCTTTCATACATGAACACTGGCGGTGAGACGGCTGAGAAGGCATTTGACTGGTTGTACAACTTGTCTGCCATTACAGGTATCATCACGTGGTG GGCTATTCTGCTTTCGTATCTTCGATTCTACTATggtttgaagaagcaggGTCTCAGTCGAGACGATTTCCCATACCGCGCTCCTTTCCAGCCTTGGCTTTCTTGGTATGgctttatcttcttcactctcatcATTCTT TTCAACGGTTTCACTGTCTTCTTGAAGGGCAACTGGGatgcctcttcctttgtTGCTGCCTATATTA CGCTGCCCATCTTCGCTGTCTGCTGGATTGGATGGAAACTTGTTAAGAAGACCAGGGTAGTTCCTTTGGCCGAGATCGACTTCCACAGTGGACGAAGGGAATtggatgagcttgaagcATTGGATGCGGAAAGGTTTAAGGCGGAGACCAAGTACCAAAAAATTATCAGTATCTTGTTTTAA
- a CDS encoding expressed protein has product MPVTPRPNYPYPVPNSELIATHSLGKHFEGGFFAQNVALESDSPKSPAPQNAHISQPDALGGRVQYASGPGAELLYGPPGDERVGEDKRLDATLIYYLLTPDSYRSAMHMNLHSTFHLHHAGRALYTLIQPPQKNGDEPTVRRVIMGPNSSLGEVTQLFVPGGCWKASEIPEEDMLLLGGREDNDLKERIGCLISEVVVPGWNPDQHQFIDEDKLRAMWGTKSGWEQYTKYIHPPQGVEHPDK; this is encoded by the exons ATGCCAGTGACACCGCGGCCCAACTATCCCTATCCAGTACCCAACTCAGAACTCATTGCGACTCATTCCCTTGGGAAGCACTTCGAAGGTGGTTTCTTTGCTCAGAATGTTGCCCTCGAATCAGACAGCCCAAAGTCACCCGCACCTCAAAATGCCCATATATCACAACCAGACGCTTTGGGAGGGAGGGTACAATATGCATCTGGTCCAGGAGCAGAATTGCTCTACGGTCCACCAGGAGATGAGCGAGTGGGAGAAGATAAAAGACTAGATGCGACTTTAATCTACTATCTTCTTACCCCTGACTCATACCGATCTGCAATGCACATGAATTTACACTCT ACTTTCCACCTCCATCACGCTGGGCGAGCACTTTACACTCTCATACAACCACCTCAGAAGAATGGTGACGAGCCAACAGTTCGTCGTGTGATCATGGGACCCAATTCTTCTCTCGGAGAGGTCACTCAGCTTTTCGTACCGGGAGGTTGTTGGAAAGCTAGCGAGATTCCCGAAGAGGACATGTTATTACTCGGGGGGCGCGAGGATAACGacttgaaagagagaatagGGTGTTTAATCAGCGAGGTTGTTGTGCCGGGTTGGAATCCAGACCAGCACCAATTCATTGATGAGGATAAG TTGCGGGCCATGTGGGGCACTAAATCAGGATGGGAACAGTACACCAAGTACATCCATCCTCCGCAAGGCGTCGAACATCCAGATAAATAG
- a CDS encoding chorismate mutase, putative, whose product MMNFTTGANASELLSLDRIRSQLIRLEDTIIFLLIERAQFAYNKKIYEAGAFKDEIDFEGSWLEWFLYETETFHAKARRFTSPDEHPFTPLDRLPQPILKPQKFPTLLYEPAATHPSVNVNSRILRFYVEHIVPGITGAGKGKTESEDDGNYGSSATRDVEVLQALSRRIHFGMFVSESKFLTAPHDFIPHILASPPNTEALAGLITKPAVEAKLLVRLANKARVYGCEMDVDGRLIEVPDEEMGARGKIDLASVVGMYKDWVIPLTKDVEVDYLIHRLDGVPQSQIDVWMKGKSQ is encoded by the exons ATGATGAACTTCACTACCGGGGCCAACGCTTCAGaacttctctctctcgaTCGCATCAGGTCACAGCTTATTCGGCTCGAAGACACAATCATTTTCT TGCTTATTGAACGAGCTCAATTCGCGTACAACAAGAAAATCTACGAGGCCGGAGCATTCAAGGATGAAATTGATTTTGAAGGAAGCTGGCTTGAATGGTTCTTGTACGAGACAGAGACTTTCCATG CAAAGGCCCGACGCTTTACAAG CCCCGATGAACATCCTTTCACCCCACTGGACAGGCTTCCGCAGCCCATCCTCAAACCTCAAAAATTTCCTACTCTCTTGTATGAACCCGCTGCTACTCACCCTTCTGTAAATGTCAATTCTAGGATCCTTCGGTTCTATGTGGAGCACATCGTCCCCGGTATCACCGGTGctggaaaggggaagactGAATCCGAAGATGATGGTAACTACGGCAGTTCAGCTACTCGAGATGTTGAGGTATTGCAGGCTTTGAGTCGAAGGATACACTTCG GTATGTTTGTTTCTGAGAGCAAATTCCTCACCGCACCCCACGACTTCATCCCTCATATCCTCGCCTCCCCTCCAAATACCGAAGCTTTAGCGGGTCTCATTACCAAGCCTGCTGTGGAAGCAAAGTTGCTTGTCCGATTGGCTAATAAAGCAAGGGTTTATGGGTGTGAGATGGATGTGGACGGTCGATTAATTGAGGTTCCTGACGAGGAGATGGGTGCCAGAGGGAAGATTGATCTCGCCTCGGTGGTGGGCATGTACAAGGATTGGGTCATTCCTCTTACCAAGGATGTCGAA GTGGACTATCTTATTCATCGTTTGGACGGCGTCCCTCAGTCTCAAATTGATGTTTGGATGAAGGGCAAAAGCCAGTAG